From a region of the Mycobacterium intracellulare ATCC 13950 genome:
- a CDS encoding PhzF family phenazine biosynthesis protein: MGIDVTVLRVFTDADGNFGNPLGVVDAAEVGVGDRQRVATQLGYSETVFVDRPAAGSATAHATIYTPRTELPFAGHPTVGASWWLRENGRPVNTLQIPAGIVQVGYDEHHTRISARAEWAPEFALHEFASADDVLAADPTDFPDDTAHYLWAWTDRAAGALRVRMFAANLGVAEDEATGSAAMRITDYLSQNLRITQGNGSVIETTWSAEGWVAVAGRVVNDGVRQLD; encoded by the coding sequence ATGGGTATCGACGTCACGGTGTTGCGGGTGTTCACCGACGCGGACGGCAATTTCGGCAATCCGCTCGGCGTGGTGGATGCCGCTGAGGTCGGGGTCGGGGACCGGCAACGGGTAGCGACCCAATTGGGCTACAGCGAAACGGTTTTCGTCGACCGTCCGGCCGCGGGCTCCGCGACCGCGCACGCCACCATTTACACGCCCCGGACCGAGCTGCCGTTCGCCGGGCACCCGACCGTCGGCGCCTCGTGGTGGCTGCGAGAGAACGGTCGGCCGGTCAACACGTTGCAGATACCGGCGGGAATCGTGCAGGTGGGCTACGACGAACACCACACCCGCATCAGCGCCCGCGCGGAATGGGCGCCCGAGTTCGCGTTGCACGAATTCGCTTCGGCCGACGATGTTCTCGCCGCCGACCCGACGGACTTCCCCGACGACACGGCGCACTACCTGTGGGCCTGGACCGACCGGGCCGCCGGGGCGCTGCGGGTGCGCATGTTCGCCGCCAACCTCGGTGTGGCCGAAGACGAGGCGACCGGTTCGGCCGCGATGCGCATCACCGACTACCTGAGCCAAAACCTGCGGATCACCCAGGGCAACGGCTCGGTCATCGAAACCACCTGGAGCGCCGAGGGCTGGGTCGCGGTGGCCGGTCGGGTGGTCAACGACGGTGTGCGACAGCTGGACTGA
- a CDS encoding acyl-CoA dehydrogenase family protein, giving the protein MSSAIKYQRTLFEPEHDLFRESYRAFLERHVAPYHDEWEKAKIVDRGVWLEAGKQGFLGMAVPEEYGGGGNPDFRYNTIITEETTAGRYSGIGFGLHNDIVAPYLLALATEEQKQRWLPKFCTGELITAIAMTEPGTGSDLQGIKTRAVKQGDHYVLNGSKTFITNGINSDLVIVVAQTDPDKGAQGFSLLAVERGMEGFERGRHLDKIGLDAQDTAELSFTDVKVPAENLLGQEGMGFIYLMQNLPQERISIAIMAAAAMEQVLEQTLQYTKERKAFGKPIGSFQNSRFVLAELATEATAVRMMVDEFVRLHLDHKLTAEQAAMAKWYCTEKQVHLIDRCLQLHGGYGYMREYPVARAYLDARVQTIYGGTTEIMKEIIGRSLGV; this is encoded by the coding sequence ATGAGCAGCGCCATCAAATACCAGCGCACTCTTTTCGAGCCAGAGCACGACCTGTTCCGCGAGTCCTACCGGGCCTTCCTCGAGCGCCACGTCGCGCCGTACCACGACGAGTGGGAGAAGGCGAAGATCGTCGACCGCGGCGTGTGGCTCGAGGCCGGCAAGCAGGGCTTCCTGGGCATGGCGGTGCCCGAGGAGTACGGCGGCGGGGGTAACCCGGATTTCCGGTACAACACGATCATCACCGAGGAGACCACCGCCGGTCGCTACAGCGGCATCGGTTTCGGCCTGCACAACGACATCGTGGCGCCGTACCTGTTGGCGCTGGCGACCGAGGAGCAAAAGCAGCGCTGGCTGCCGAAATTCTGCACCGGAGAACTGATTACGGCGATCGCGATGACCGAGCCGGGCACCGGCAGCGACCTGCAGGGCATCAAGACCCGCGCGGTCAAGCAGGGCGACCACTACGTGCTCAACGGTTCAAAGACGTTCATCACCAACGGGATCAACTCCGACCTGGTCATCGTCGTCGCGCAGACCGATCCGGACAAGGGCGCCCAGGGCTTCTCCCTGCTCGCCGTCGAGCGTGGGATGGAAGGCTTCGAGCGCGGACGGCACCTGGACAAGATCGGGCTCGACGCGCAGGACACGGCCGAGCTGTCGTTCACCGACGTGAAGGTGCCGGCCGAGAACCTGCTGGGCCAAGAGGGCATGGGGTTCATCTACCTCATGCAGAACCTGCCCCAGGAGCGGATCTCGATCGCTATCATGGCCGCCGCGGCGATGGAGCAGGTGCTGGAGCAGACGCTGCAATACACCAAGGAGCGCAAGGCTTTTGGCAAGCCGATCGGCAGCTTCCAGAACAGCCGCTTCGTGCTCGCCGAGCTGGCGACCGAGGCGACCGCGGTGCGCATGATGGTCGACGAATTCGTTCGCCTGCACCTGGACCACAAGCTGACCGCCGAGCAGGCCGCAATGGCCAAGTGGTATTGCACCGAAAAGCAGGTGCACCTGATCGACCGCTGCCTGCAGCTGCACGGCGGCTATGGTTACATGCGCGAATACCCGGTCGCCCGTGCCTATCTGGACGCCAGGGTGCAAACCATCTACGGCGGCACGACCGAAATCATGAAGGAAATCATCGGCCGCAGCCTCGGCGTATAG
- a CDS encoding alpha/beta fold hydrolase, whose amino-acid sequence MTERKRKNRLRPVREVTAPTLEFRTIHGYRRAYRIAGSGPAILLIHGIGDNSTTWNAVQAKLAQRFTVIAPDLLGHGRSDKPRADYSIAAYANGMRDLLSVLDIERATIVGHSLGGGVAMQFAYQFPHLVERLILVGAGGVTKDVNFVLRWASLPMGSEAIALLRLPLVLPAVQVAGRVLGAALGSTGLGRDLPNVLRILDDLPEPTASAAFSRTLRAVVDWRGQIVTMLDRCYLTEAIPVQIVWGTKDVVVPVRHAWMAHAAMPGSRLEIFEGSGHFPFHDDPARFIEVVERFMDSTAPAEYDQAALRGLLRTGGGERAVSGPAPTRVAVLNAMGSDERSAT is encoded by the coding sequence ATGACCGAGCGGAAGCGCAAGAACAGGCTCCGCCCGGTGCGCGAAGTGACCGCACCCACACTCGAGTTCCGCACCATCCACGGTTACCGGCGCGCCTACCGCATCGCGGGCTCCGGGCCGGCGATCCTGCTGATCCACGGCATCGGCGACAACTCCACCACGTGGAATGCCGTGCAGGCCAAGCTCGCCCAGCGCTTCACGGTCATCGCCCCGGACCTGCTGGGTCACGGCCGATCCGACAAGCCGCGCGCCGACTACTCGATCGCCGCATACGCCAACGGGATGCGGGACCTGCTCAGCGTGCTCGACATCGAACGGGCCACCATCGTCGGTCATTCGCTGGGCGGCGGTGTGGCCATGCAATTCGCCTACCAGTTCCCGCATTTGGTGGAGCGGCTGATCCTGGTGGGCGCCGGCGGCGTGACCAAGGACGTCAACTTCGTCTTGCGGTGGGCTTCGCTGCCGATGGGCAGCGAAGCCATCGCCCTGCTGCGATTGCCCCTGGTGCTGCCGGCGGTCCAGGTCGCGGGCCGGGTCCTGGGCGCCGCGCTGGGCAGCACCGGCCTGGGCCGCGACCTGCCCAACGTGCTGCGGATCCTCGACGATCTGCCGGAACCGACGGCGTCGGCGGCATTCAGCCGAACCCTGCGGGCGGTGGTGGACTGGCGCGGGCAGATCGTCACCATGCTCGACCGATGTTATTTGACCGAAGCCATCCCGGTGCAGATCGTCTGGGGCACCAAGGATGTGGTGGTCCCGGTCCGGCACGCGTGGATGGCCCACGCCGCGATGCCCGGTTCGCGGCTCGAGATCTTCGAGGGCTCCGGCCACTTTCCCTTTCACGACGACCCCGCCCGCTTCATCGAGGTCGTCGAGCGCTTCATGGATTCGACCGCGCCCGCCGAATACGATCAGGCCGCGCTGCGCGGGTTGCTGCGCACCGGTGGTGGCGAGCGGGCCGTGAGCGGCCCGGCGCCCACGCGCGTCGCCGTGCTGAACGCCATGGGGTCCGACGAACGCAGCGCCACCTGA
- the lexA gene encoding transcriptional repressor LexA, translating to MGDSNDTSPNTGPAAADGRLHSVDSALTERQRTILNVIRASVTSRGYPPSIREIGDAVGLTSTSSVAHQLRTLERKGYLRRDPNRPRAVDVRGADDDVAAPATEVAGSDALPEPTFVPVLGRIAAGGPILAEEAVEDVFPLPRELVGEGTLFLLKVVGDSMVEAAICDGDWVVVRQQNVADNGDIVAAMLDGEATVKTFKRAGGQVWLMPHNPAFDPIPGNDATVLGKVVTVIRKV from the coding sequence ATGGGCGACAGCAACGACACTTCCCCGAACACCGGCCCGGCCGCGGCGGACGGCCGGCTGCACTCCGTGGACTCCGCGCTGACCGAGCGGCAGCGCACCATTTTGAATGTCATTCGCGCCTCGGTGACCAGCCGCGGCTATCCCCCGAGCATCCGGGAGATCGGCGACGCCGTCGGGCTGACGTCGACGTCCTCGGTGGCGCACCAGCTGCGCACGCTGGAACGCAAGGGGTATTTGCGCCGCGACCCCAACCGCCCCCGGGCGGTCGATGTCCGCGGCGCCGACGACGACGTGGCCGCGCCCGCCACCGAGGTGGCCGGGTCGGATGCGTTGCCGGAGCCCACATTCGTCCCGGTTCTCGGGCGGATCGCGGCCGGTGGACCCATCCTGGCCGAGGAAGCCGTCGAAGACGTGTTCCCGCTGCCGCGCGAGCTGGTCGGCGAGGGCACGCTGTTCCTGCTCAAAGTGGTGGGCGACTCGATGGTGGAGGCCGCGATCTGCGACGGCGACTGGGTGGTCGTGCGCCAGCAGAACGTCGCCGACAACGGCGACATCGTCGCGGCGATGCTGGACGGCGAGGCCACCGTCAAGACGTTCAAGCGCGCCGGCGGTCAGGTGTGGCTGATGCCGCACAACCCGGCGTTCGACCCCATCCCGGGCAACGACGCGACCGTGCTGGGCAAGGTCGTCACGGTGATCCGCAAGGTCTAG
- a CDS encoding proteasome assembly chaperone family protein, producing MDHHRDPGDQYQQGQPGMYELELPAPQLSTSDGRGPVLVHALEGFSDAGHAIRLAASHLKAVLDTELVASFAIDELLDYRSRRPLMTFKTDHFTNYDDPELSLYALRDTVGTPFLLLAGMEPDLKWERFITAVRLLAERLNVRQTIGLGTVPMAVPHTRPTTMTAHSNNPELIANFQPWIAEIQVPGSASNLLEYRMAQHGHEVVGFTVHVPHYLTQTDYPAAAQALLEQVAKTASLELPLTALTEAAEVIRAKIDEQVEASAEVAQVVAALERQYDAFIDAQENRSLLSRDEDLPSGDELGAEFERFLAQQAEKKFDDDDQA from the coding sequence ATGGATCACCATCGAGACCCAGGTGACCAGTACCAGCAGGGCCAGCCCGGCATGTACGAGCTGGAGCTGCCCGCGCCGCAGTTGTCGACGTCCGACGGCCGCGGCCCCGTACTGGTGCACGCCCTGGAGGGCTTTTCCGACGCCGGTCACGCCATCCGGCTGGCGGCCTCGCATCTCAAGGCCGTGCTGGACACCGAGCTGGTCGCGTCCTTCGCGATCGACGAATTGCTGGACTACCGCTCACGGCGGCCGCTGATGACCTTCAAGACCGATCACTTCACCAACTATGACGACCCGGAGCTGAGCCTCTACGCGTTGCGCGACACCGTCGGCACCCCGTTCCTGTTGCTGGCCGGCATGGAGCCCGATCTCAAGTGGGAGCGCTTCATCACCGCGGTCCGCCTGCTGGCCGAGCGCCTCAACGTGCGCCAGACCATCGGCCTGGGTACCGTCCCGATGGCCGTTCCGCACACGCGGCCGACCACGATGACCGCGCACTCCAACAACCCGGAGCTGATCGCCAATTTCCAGCCGTGGATCGCCGAGATCCAGGTCCCGGGCAGCGCGTCCAACCTGCTCGAGTACCGGATGGCCCAGCACGGCCATGAGGTGGTCGGCTTCACCGTGCACGTCCCCCACTACCTCACCCAGACCGATTACCCGGCCGCAGCTCAGGCGTTGCTCGAGCAGGTCGCCAAGACCGCGTCGCTGGAGCTGCCGCTGACCGCGTTGACCGAAGCCGCGGAGGTGATCCGGGCCAAGATCGACGAGCAGGTCGAGGCGAGCGCAGAGGTCGCTCAGGTGGTGGCCGCGCTGGAGCGCCAGTACGATGCCTTCATCGACGCTCAGGAGAACAGATCGTTACTGTCGCGCGACGAGGATCTGCCGAGCGGCGACGAGCTGGGCGCGGAGTTCGAGCGATTTCTCGCCCAGCAGGCGGAGAAGAAGTTCGACGACGACGATCAGGCCTGA
- a CDS encoding trypsin-like serine peptidase produces the protein MMKAMRIPILVLCSVVGVAASLTSCHRPVEQVSGAPVSAPRTGGPVQRLSQPEQKAVAGPVEPDRRIGAIFIDGGPLHVCTGSVVHSKGGDLIMTAAHCLAGASLITFVPGFAGDAAPAPTDVWKADAVYLDPRWVASKDPHADYAIARVSNDTGASVESRAGLALTLGVTPPPGSRVTVLGYPVGVGGEPIGCQGSTSVSDSGFPALACEGLVDGTSGAPWVSGTTLTGLIGGLERGGCAPDISYSAPFDAQTAELLARAEVGGPGDPVPGDLQDAC, from the coding sequence ATGATGAAGGCGATGCGCATACCGATCCTGGTGCTCTGCTCGGTGGTGGGGGTGGCGGCGTCGCTGACGTCGTGTCATCGGCCCGTCGAGCAGGTGTCGGGCGCCCCGGTGTCGGCGCCGCGGACCGGCGGCCCCGTGCAGCGGCTCAGCCAGCCCGAGCAGAAGGCGGTCGCGGGTCCGGTGGAGCCGGACCGGCGGATCGGGGCGATCTTCATCGACGGTGGGCCGCTCCACGTTTGCACCGGTTCGGTGGTGCATTCCAAGGGCGGGGACCTGATCATGACCGCGGCGCATTGTCTGGCCGGGGCGTCGCTGATCACCTTCGTTCCCGGTTTCGCCGGCGACGCCGCGCCCGCTCCCACCGACGTGTGGAAGGCCGACGCGGTCTACCTCGATCCGCGCTGGGTCGCCAGCAAGGATCCGCATGCCGACTACGCGATCGCGCGAGTCAGCAACGACACCGGCGCCAGCGTCGAGTCCCGCGCGGGTCTGGCGCTGACGCTGGGCGTGACGCCCCCACCGGGCAGTCGCGTCACCGTGCTGGGTTATCCGGTCGGCGTGGGCGGCGAGCCCATCGGGTGCCAGGGCAGCACCTCGGTCAGCGACAGCGGGTTCCCCGCGCTCGCGTGCGAAGGTCTGGTGGACGGCACCAGCGGCGCTCCGTGGGTCAGCGGCACCACGCTCACCGGGCTGATCGGCGGTCTCGAGCGCGGCGGGTGCGCGCCGGACATCTCGTATTCGGCGCCGTTCGACGCCCAGACCGCGGAGCTGCTGGCACGCGCCGAAGTCGGTGGGCCGGGCGACCCCGTCCCCGGCGACCTGCAGGACGCCTGTTAG
- the nrdR gene encoding transcriptional regulator NrdR — MHCPFCRHPDSRVIDSRETDEGQAIRRRRSCPECGKRFTTVETAVLAVVKRSGVTEPFSREKVISGVRRACQGRQVDDDALNLLAQQVEDTVRAVASPEVPSHEVGLAILGPLRDLDEVAYLRFASVYRSFESADDFEREIQALREHRGVATPG; from the coding sequence ATGCACTGTCCCTTCTGCCGTCATCCGGATTCCCGGGTGATCGACTCGCGCGAAACCGACGAGGGGCAGGCCATCCGGCGTCGCCGATCGTGCCCCGAATGCGGAAAGCGTTTCACCACCGTGGAAACCGCGGTCCTGGCGGTGGTCAAGCGCAGCGGCGTCACCGAGCCCTTCAGCCGGGAAAAGGTCATCAGCGGAGTCCGCCGGGCCTGCCAGGGCCGCCAGGTGGACGACGACGCGCTGAATCTGCTGGCCCAGCAGGTCGAAGACACCGTGCGCGCCGTGGCCTCCCCGGAGGTCCCCAGCCACGAGGTCGGCCTGGCCATCCTCGGGCCGCTGCGCGATCTCGACGAGGTGGCGTACCTGCGGTTCGCGTCCGTGTACCGCTCCTTCGAGTCCGCCGACGACTTCGAGCGCGAGATCCAGGCGCTGCGCGAGCACCGCGGAGTGGCCACGCCGGGCTGA
- the sthA gene encoding Si-specific NAD(P)(+) transhydrogenase, protein MGSAQEYDMVVIGSGPGGQKAAIASAKLGKSVAIVERGQMIGGVCVQTGTIPSKTLREAVLYLTGMSQRELYGASYRVKEKITPADLLARTQHVIGKEVDVVRNQLMRNRIDLLIGHGRFVDPHTIEVEDPSRREKVTISGKYIVIATGTRPARPSGVEFDEERVLDSDGILDLKTLPASMVVVGAGVIGIEYASMFAALGTKVTVVEKRGDMLDFCDPEVVEALKFHLRDLAVTFRFGEEVTAVDVGSAGTVTTLASGKQIPAETVMYSAGRQGQTDHLDLHHAELEADNRGRIFVDDYFQTKVPHIYAVGDVIGFPALAATSMEQGRLAAYHAFGEACDGITELQPIGIYSIPEVSYVGATEVELTKDAVPYEVGVARYRELARGQIAGDSYGMLKLLVSTEDLKLLGVHIFGTSATEMVHIGQAVMGCGGTVDYLVDAVFNYPTFSEAYKVAALDVMNKVRALNQFRR, encoded by the coding sequence ATGGGCTCGGCGCAAGAGTACGACATGGTGGTCATCGGTTCGGGGCCCGGCGGGCAGAAGGCCGCCATCGCCTCGGCCAAGCTGGGCAAGTCGGTCGCCATCGTCGAACGCGGCCAGATGATCGGCGGCGTCTGCGTCCAGACCGGCACCATCCCGTCAAAGACGTTGCGCGAGGCGGTCCTTTACCTCACCGGGATGAGCCAGCGCGAACTCTACGGCGCGAGCTATCGGGTCAAGGAGAAGATCACCCCGGCCGATCTGCTGGCCCGCACCCAGCACGTGATCGGCAAGGAAGTCGACGTGGTGCGCAACCAGCTGATGCGCAACCGGATCGACCTGCTGATCGGCCACGGGCGGTTCGTCGACCCGCACACCATCGAGGTCGAAGACCCGTCGCGGCGCGAAAAGGTAACCATCAGTGGCAAATACATCGTCATCGCCACCGGAACGCGGCCGGCGCGGCCGTCCGGCGTCGAGTTCGACGAGGAGCGCGTGCTCGACTCCGACGGCATCCTCGACCTCAAGACCCTGCCGGCCTCGATGGTGGTCGTCGGCGCCGGGGTCATCGGCATCGAGTACGCCTCGATGTTCGCCGCGCTGGGCACCAAGGTCACCGTGGTGGAAAAGCGCGGTGACATGCTGGACTTCTGCGACCCCGAGGTGGTCGAGGCCCTGAAGTTCCACCTGCGCGACCTGGCGGTGACGTTCCGGTTCGGCGAGGAGGTGACCGCGGTCGACGTCGGCTCGGCGGGCACCGTCACCACCTTGGCCAGCGGCAAGCAGATCCCGGCCGAGACGGTGATGTACTCGGCCGGTCGGCAGGGCCAGACCGACCATCTCGACCTGCACCACGCCGAGCTGGAGGCCGACAACCGCGGCCGGATCTTCGTTGACGACTATTTCCAGACGAAGGTGCCGCACATCTACGCCGTCGGGGACGTGATCGGTTTCCCCGCGCTGGCCGCGACCTCGATGGAGCAGGGGCGGCTGGCCGCCTACCACGCGTTCGGGGAAGCGTGCGACGGCATCACCGAGCTGCAGCCGATCGGCATCTACTCGATCCCCGAGGTCTCCTACGTCGGGGCCACCGAGGTGGAGCTGACCAAGGACGCGGTCCCCTACGAGGTCGGGGTGGCCCGGTACCGGGAGCTGGCCCGCGGCCAGATCGCCGGGGACTCCTACGGGATGCTCAAGCTGCTGGTGTCCACCGAGGACCTGAAACTGCTCGGCGTGCACATCTTCGGCACCAGCGCCACCGAGATGGTGCACATCGGGCAGGCGGTGATGGGGTGCGGGGGCACGGTGGACTACCTGGTGGACGCCGTGTTCAACTACCCCACGTTTTCCGAGGCCTACAAGGTGGCCGCGCTCGACGTGATGAACAAGGTGCGCGCGCTCAATCAGTTCCGCCGCTAG
- a CDS encoding peroxynitrite isomerase, producing the protein MPPELHPDLAALAPLLGTWVGQGAGKYPTIPPFDYLEEVTFAHVGKPFLAYAQKTKAVADGKPLHAETGYLRVPQPGHVELVLAHPSGITEIEVGTYSVTGDLIDMQMSTTTVGLTPTAKEVTGLGRCFRIDGDELSYTVQMGAVGQPLQDHLAAVLHRQR; encoded by the coding sequence ATGCCCCCTGAGTTGCATCCCGACCTGGCGGCCCTGGCCCCGCTCCTCGGCACGTGGGTCGGCCAGGGCGCGGGCAAGTACCCGACGATCCCGCCGTTCGACTACCTCGAAGAAGTCACGTTCGCCCATGTGGGCAAACCGTTTTTGGCCTACGCCCAGAAAACCAAGGCGGTGGCCGACGGCAAGCCGCTACACGCCGAGACGGGATACCTTCGCGTGCCGCAGCCGGGTCACGTCGAGCTGGTGCTGGCCCACCCGAGCGGCATCACCGAGATCGAGGTCGGCACCTATTCGGTCACCGGCGACCTCATCGACATGCAGATGTCCACCACGACGGTCGGCCTCACGCCTACGGCCAAAGAGGTGACGGGACTGGGGCGTTGCTTCCGCATCGACGGCGATGAGCTGTCCTACACGGTGCAGATGGGTGCGGTCGGCCAGCCGCTGCAGGACCACCTGGCCGCGGTGCTGCACCGGCAGCGCTGA
- a CDS encoding LysM peptidoglycan-binding domain-containing protein, protein MTVIHTLAPRTSSLRRPVNGPVQGVRYGRDGLARSRRPAPSRPAGAPTRYYGTGVAMSVAPHRRRAVTWATTVGLALAAGAITLWLGLVANVGQALNGDSTNSAAPVPNRLAVVRVDAGESLQDVAHRVAPDAPAAAVADRIRELNDLNSPTLVAGQTLIAPIG, encoded by the coding sequence ATGACAGTCATCCACACGCTTGCGCCGCGCACCAGCAGTCTTCGGCGCCCGGTCAACGGACCGGTTCAGGGCGTTCGGTACGGCAGGGACGGCCTGGCCCGCTCGCGGCGCCCCGCGCCGTCGCGGCCCGCGGGCGCCCCGACGCGCTACTACGGCACCGGGGTCGCGATGTCTGTCGCTCCGCACCGCAGGCGCGCCGTCACCTGGGCGACGACGGTTGGTCTGGCACTCGCCGCCGGGGCGATCACGCTGTGGCTGGGCCTCGTCGCGAACGTGGGGCAGGCGCTCAACGGCGACTCGACGAATTCGGCCGCCCCCGTCCCGAACCGGCTCGCCGTCGTGCGGGTCGACGCGGGGGAGTCGCTTCAGGATGTCGCTCACCGCGTGGCCCCCGACGCGCCGGCCGCCGCGGTGGCCGATCGCATCCGTGAGCTCAACGATCTGAACTCGCCGACGCTGGTTGCCGGCCAAACGCTGATCGCCCCGATCGGCTGA
- a CDS encoding LGFP repeat-containing protein has product MRKLIGSALVSLTTTALAAVLLGPVAAASPIGDAEAAMMAAWEKAGGDTSPLGPRKGDVYPAGEGFALDFDGGKMFFTPATGAKFAYGPILEKYEMLGGPAGSDLGFPAISEVPGLAGPDSRVITFSATDKPVIFWTPEHGPYVVRGAINSAWDKLGSSGGVLGVPVGDETYNGEVSSQKFSGGQVSWNRQTKQFTTEPPGLADQLKGLQVAIDPTAAINMAWRAAGGPNGPLGAKQGGQTPIGGDGIVQNFAGGKVFFTPATGANALETDILAKYESLGGPVGSGLGFPVTNETEGGIGPSSRICTFSAADKPVIFRTAEHGAFVVRGAMKAAWDKLRGPAGKLGAPVGDQAVDGDVISQQFTGGKISWNRAKNTFSTDPANLAPLLSGLQVSGQNQPSSSAMPSHADKFGWHSWWWLAAIPVLVLLVVVAWALFGWRRRRSGADGAAGYASDQGYDAPWGPEDPDLATEHFAPGGPREPERPTDAAATARVSWQRQAPSESDYGVEQEDPDAIDTDSIPVVSEEMLAEADYPDAEADYTDYTDAVPEVAEAETADDAAYVDADYADAGYPEDEYADDEYPDVAVAHTPPDADAVTGALETAAPEDEYPDVAVPEAEVEPEDDVAAEPDVSGAAEAGAVGAGAAGAFVAAQRSGGRHAAADDAEEGSENGLAGPDGRPTIHLPLDDPYQAPDGYPIKASARYGLYYTPGSDLYQDTLPEIWLSSEEVALANGFTRAD; this is encoded by the coding sequence ATGCGCAAGCTGATCGGAAGCGCGCTGGTCAGCCTGACGACCACAGCACTAGCCGCCGTATTGCTGGGGCCCGTCGCCGCCGCGAGCCCGATAGGTGACGCCGAAGCGGCGATGATGGCCGCGTGGGAGAAGGCCGGCGGCGACACGTCCCCGCTCGGCCCCCGCAAGGGTGACGTGTACCCCGCCGGGGAGGGGTTCGCCCTGGACTTCGACGGCGGCAAAATGTTCTTCACCCCGGCCACCGGCGCCAAATTCGCCTACGGGCCCATCCTCGAGAAATACGAGATGCTGGGCGGGCCGGCCGGTAGCGATCTGGGTTTCCCGGCCATCAGCGAAGTGCCGGGCCTGGCGGGCCCCGACAGCCGGGTGATCACCTTCTCGGCCACCGACAAGCCGGTGATTTTCTGGACACCCGAGCACGGCCCGTACGTGGTGCGCGGCGCCATCAACTCCGCCTGGGACAAGCTGGGCAGCTCGGGCGGGGTGCTCGGTGTTCCGGTCGGCGACGAGACCTACAACGGCGAGGTGTCCTCGCAGAAGTTCAGCGGCGGCCAGGTTTCGTGGAACCGGCAGACCAAGCAGTTCACCACCGAACCGCCGGGGCTGGCCGACCAGTTGAAGGGCCTGCAGGTGGCGATCGATCCCACCGCGGCCATCAACATGGCGTGGCGGGCGGCCGGGGGGCCCAACGGACCGCTGGGTGCCAAGCAGGGCGGGCAGACCCCCATCGGCGGTGACGGCATCGTCCAGAACTTCGCCGGCGGCAAGGTGTTCTTCACCCCGGCGACCGGCGCGAACGCGCTCGAGACCGACATCCTGGCCAAATACGAGTCGCTCGGCGGGCCCGTCGGCAGCGGCCTCGGATTCCCGGTCACCAACGAAACCGAGGGCGGCATCGGCCCGTCCAGCCGGATCTGCACCTTCTCGGCCGCCGACAAACCGGTGATCTTCCGTACCGCCGAGCACGGCGCGTTCGTCGTGCGCGGGGCGATGAAGGCCGCCTGGGACAAACTGCGCGGTCCGGCCGGCAAACTGGGGGCGCCCGTCGGCGACCAGGCCGTGGACGGCGACGTGATCTCGCAGCAGTTCACCGGCGGCAAGATCTCGTGGAACCGGGCGAAGAACACGTTCAGCACCGACCCGGCCAACCTGGCGCCGTTGTTGAGCGGCCTTCAGGTCTCGGGCCAGAACCAGCCGAGCAGTTCGGCCATGCCGTCACACGCCGACAAGTTCGGCTGGCATTCGTGGTGGTGGCTGGCCGCCATTCCCGTCCTGGTGCTGCTGGTGGTGGTGGCGTGGGCGCTGTTCGGATGGCGCCGGCGCCGCTCCGGCGCGGACGGCGCCGCCGGGTATGCGTCCGACCAGGGGTATGACGCGCCCTGGGGCCCGGAGGACCCCGACCTCGCGACCGAGCATTTCGCGCCGGGCGGGCCGCGCGAACCCGAGCGGCCGACCGATGCCGCGGCCACCGCGCGGGTCAGCTGGCAGCGTCAGGCGCCGTCGGAGAGCGACTACGGCGTCGAGCAGGAAGACCCCGACGCGATCGACACCGACTCCATCCCCGTCGTCTCGGAGGAGATGCTGGCGGAGGCCGACTATCCCGATGCCGAGGCCGATTACACCGACTACACCGACGCCGTTCCCGAGGTCGCCGAGGCCGAGACCGCCGACGATGCCGCCTACGTCGACGCCGACTACGCCGACGCCGGCTATCCGGAGGACGAGTACGCCGACGACGAGTATCCCGACGTCGCCGTTGCGCACACGCCGCCGGATGCCGACGCCGTCACCGGTGCCCTGGAAACCGCCGCGCCCGAGGATGAGTATCCCGACGTCGCGGTCCCTGAGGCGGAAGTCGAACCCGAGGACGATGTCGCCGCGGAGCCCGACGTGTCCGGGGCCGCCGAGGCCGGGGCGGTCGGCGCAGGCGCGGCCGGGGCCTTCGTCGCCGCGCAGCGATCCGGCGGTCGGCACGCCGCCGCGGACGACGCCGAGGAGGGCTCGGAGAACGGGCTGGCGGGCCCGGACGGGCGCCCGACCATCCACCTGCCACTCGACGACCCGTACCAGGCGCCCGACGGCTACCCGATCAAGGCGAGCGCCCGGTACGGCCTGTATTACACGCCCGGCAGCGACCTGTACCAGGACACGCTGCCCGAGATCTGGTTGTCCAGCGAAGAGGTCGCGCTGGCCAACGGCTTCACCCGGGCCGACTAG